The Streptomyces europaeiscabiei genome window below encodes:
- a CDS encoding LysR family transcriptional regulator, with translation MRYDLDDLRLFLGIVTEGSITAGARRMHLSLPSASARVRSLEHHAGVALLIRGRRGVRPTPAGTALARHAREVLDRTARLESAVASYARPRTAPLTLLGGGSALHRLVPRALVSFLRAHPDIDVTVSESRTPRTLRLLAAGEADLGVVVDDEARDQGLDTEPLGDDSLVVVGQSGGILAGRTALTYSEVAEHPLVGLDADSSLRRWIEKHLGPHAPAARHRTTVADLGTLVALASAGVGLAVVPRRALDPDRQPLDVCELREPWARRHHLLAWGAKARTSPASTAAEALAEHLRQAARSLPPRGIAETGPEGATG, from the coding sequence GTGCGCTACGACCTTGACGACCTGCGGCTCTTCCTCGGCATCGTGACGGAGGGCTCGATCACGGCGGGCGCCCGCCGGATGCATCTGAGCCTGCCGTCGGCCAGCGCGCGGGTGCGGTCCCTGGAACACCACGCCGGGGTGGCCCTGCTGATCCGGGGCCGGCGCGGGGTGCGGCCCACCCCGGCGGGGACCGCGCTGGCCCGCCACGCCCGCGAGGTCCTCGACCGCACGGCCCGCCTCGAAAGCGCCGTCGCCAGCTACGCGCGCCCCCGGACCGCGCCCCTGACCCTGCTGGGCGGCGGCTCCGCCCTGCACCGGCTGGTGCCGCGCGCCCTGGTCTCGTTCCTGCGGGCCCACCCGGACATCGACGTCACCGTCTCCGAGAGCCGCACGCCGCGCACCCTGCGGCTGCTCGCGGCCGGCGAGGCGGACCTCGGGGTCGTCGTCGACGACGAGGCCCGCGACCAGGGCCTCGACACGGAACCCCTCGGCGACGACTCCCTCGTCGTGGTCGGCCAGTCCGGCGGCATCCTCGCCGGGCGCACCGCGCTGACGTACAGCGAAGTGGCCGAGCACCCCCTCGTCGGCCTCGACGCCGACTCCTCGCTCCGCCGCTGGATCGAGAAACACCTCGGCCCGCACGCCCCCGCCGCCCGCCACCGCACCACCGTCGCCGACCTGGGCACTCTCGTCGCCCTCGCCTCCGCCGGAGTGGGCCTCGCCGTCGTACCCCGCCGTGCTCTGGACCCGGACCGGCAGCCGCTGGACGTGTGCGAACTGCGGGAGCCCTGGGCCCGCCGCCACCACCTGCTGGCCTGGGGCGCCAAGGCCCGCACCTCACCCGCGTCGACGGCGGCCGAGGCACTGGCC
- a CDS encoding sulfite exporter TauE/SafE family protein, whose protein sequence is MSEILLVLLAGIAAGTLNAVGGGGTFVALPALVAAGLPPVTANAASTIALLPGSVAGAWVSRHEITQVGAASTRALTMTSALGGGLGAVLLLVLPSSSFDAAVPWLLAFATVVLAFGRPALRLLGAAPERAAGLGPRVLLTGQFLLSVYGGYFGGAVGILMLALWSLGLGLDPATGNPMRIAQVTAVYLSAAALFLVASDALTAPLLLAAMLVGAVAGGFGGARLALRLPARALRGIVLGTAVAMTVLYFLRAGIGSG, encoded by the coding sequence ATGTCGGAGATCCTCCTCGTGCTGCTGGCCGGTATCGCCGCCGGCACGCTGAACGCCGTCGGCGGCGGGGGCACGTTCGTGGCGCTGCCCGCCCTGGTCGCGGCCGGCCTGCCCCCGGTGACGGCGAACGCGGCCTCGACCATCGCCCTGCTGCCCGGCTCGGTGGCCGGTGCCTGGGTCTCCCGGCATGAGATCACCCAGGTCGGAGCGGCATCCACGCGGGCACTGACCATGACCAGTGCGCTCGGCGGTGGCCTCGGCGCGGTCCTGCTGCTGGTCCTGCCGTCGTCCTCGTTCGACGCCGCCGTGCCCTGGCTGCTGGCCTTCGCGACGGTCGTCCTCGCCTTCGGGCGTCCCGCCCTGCGGCTGCTCGGCGCCGCGCCGGAACGGGCGGCGGGCCTTGGGCCCCGGGTCCTCCTGACGGGACAGTTCCTGCTCTCCGTGTACGGCGGGTACTTCGGTGGAGCCGTAGGCATCCTGATGCTGGCCCTGTGGAGCCTCGGCCTAGGCCTGGACCCCGCCACGGGCAACCCCATGCGGATCGCCCAGGTCACCGCCGTCTACCTCAGCGCCGCCGCGCTGTTCCTCGTCGCCTCGGACGCGCTCACCGCTCCGCTGCTCCTCGCCGCCATGCTCGTCGGCGCCGTCGCGGGCGGTTTCGGCGGGGCGCGCCTCGCCCTCCGCCTGCCGGCGCGTGCGCTTCGGGGCATCGTCCTGGGCACGGCGGTGGCGATGACGGTGCTGTACTTCCTTCGTGCGGGAATCGGCAGCGGCTGA
- a CDS encoding amidohydrolase family protein, whose product MDTLETSATDPTTTFPKIISVDDHTVEPPNVWQDRLPKKYLDIGPRVVRAPLKEMTFLGGRFKPVMGAPGDDGPIGDWWVYEDLHRPLTRLDTAVGYSRDEIKLEIITYEQMRPGSYDVPQRLADMDVNHVQSALCFPTFPRFCGQTFTEAADHELGLLGVRAYNDWMVEEWCGPQAQGRLIPLTLIPLWDAELAAAEVRRNAARGVRAVAFSEIPPHLGLPSVHTDEWDPFLAACDETGTVVAMHIGSSSRMPSTSADAPPAVGSTITFANCCFSMVDWLMSGKFERFPNLKVMYAEGQIGWIPYILERADVVWEENRGWGGVADKVHRPPSELFADHVYGCFFDDAFGLKNLDAIGVGNVLYETDYPHSDSTWPESRQVGEAQMGHLEPEVVDRIVRRNAIELLGLTEEGLWAGPTTV is encoded by the coding sequence ATGGACACCTTGGAGACGAGCGCCACGGATCCCACCACCACCTTCCCGAAGATCATCTCCGTCGACGACCACACGGTGGAGCCGCCGAACGTCTGGCAGGACCGGCTGCCGAAGAAGTACCTCGACATCGGGCCCCGCGTGGTCCGCGCGCCGCTGAAGGAGATGACGTTCCTCGGCGGGCGCTTCAAGCCCGTCATGGGCGCCCCCGGCGACGACGGCCCGATCGGCGACTGGTGGGTCTACGAGGACCTGCACCGCCCGCTGACCCGCCTGGACACGGCGGTGGGATACAGCCGGGACGAGATCAAGCTGGAGATCATCACCTACGAGCAGATGCGCCCCGGCTCGTACGACGTGCCGCAGCGCCTCGCGGACATGGACGTCAACCACGTCCAGTCGGCCCTGTGCTTCCCGACCTTCCCGCGCTTCTGCGGGCAGACGTTCACCGAGGCCGCCGACCATGAGCTGGGGCTGCTCGGGGTCCGGGCGTACAACGACTGGATGGTGGAGGAGTGGTGCGGGCCGCAGGCTCAGGGGCGGCTCATCCCCCTCACCCTCATCCCGCTCTGGGACGCGGAGTTGGCGGCGGCGGAGGTGCGGCGCAACGCGGCCCGGGGGGTCCGGGCCGTGGCCTTCTCCGAGATACCCCCGCACCTGGGCCTCCCCTCCGTCCACACCGACGAGTGGGACCCCTTCCTCGCCGCCTGCGACGAGACCGGCACGGTCGTGGCGATGCACATCGGGTCGTCGAGCCGGATGCCGTCCACCTCCGCGGACGCGCCGCCCGCCGTCGGGTCCACGATCACCTTCGCCAACTGCTGCTTCTCGATGGTCGACTGGCTGATGAGCGGCAAGTTCGAGCGCTTCCCGAACCTCAAGGTCATGTACGCCGAGGGTCAGATCGGCTGGATCCCGTACATCCTGGAGCGCGCGGACGTCGTGTGGGAGGAGAACCGGGGCTGGGGAGGCGTCGCCGACAAGGTCCACCGCCCGCCGTCGGAGCTGTTCGCCGACCACGTCTACGGCTGTTTCTTCGACGACGCGTTCGGGCTGAAGAACCTCGACGCGATCGGCGTGGGGAACGTGTTGTACGAGACCGACTACCCCCACTCCGACTCCACCTGGCCCGAGTCGCGGCAGGTCGGCGAGGCGCAGATGGGGCACCTGGAGCCGGAGGTCGTCGACCGCATCGTGCGACGCAACGCGATCGAGCTGCTCGGGCTCACGGAGGAGGGGCTCTGGGCGGGGCCGACGACCGTCTGA
- a CDS encoding AfsR/SARP family transcriptional regulator: MGGEPGVPEIGVPRVPEQRGAVDARIPEPDPQAAAELRFAVLGPVRAWRGAEPLATGSPQQRALLAALLLREGRTATASELIDALWGDDPPSQALAAVRTYASRLRKVLPGVLVSESGGYAVRALSGGALDLAVAQELATDAEKAKNSGDLCHARRLLNKALGLWDGEVLANVPGPYAETQRARLDEWRLQLVETRLDMDLEQGCHAEAVSELTALTAAHPLRERLRELQMLALYRSGRQAEALAVYADTRRLLADELGVDPRPGLRDLQQRILQADPGLAEPSAPIAPEPAAAPVRPAQLPASVPDFTGRSSFVAELSEVLSAASAAEGRVMAVSALAGIGGVGKTTLAVHVAHEARGAFPDGQLYVDLQGAGARPAEPETVLGSFLRALGTADSAIPDSLEERAALYRSVLDGRRVLVLLDNARDAAQVRPLLPGTAGCAALVTARVRMVDLAGAHLVDLDVMSPDEALQLFTKIVGEERVASERKAALDVVAACGFLPLAIRIAASRLAARRTWTVSVLAAKLADERRRLDELQAGDLAVKATFELGYGQLEPAQARAFRLLGLADGPDISLAAAAAVLDLSPDDTEDLLEILVDTSLLESAAPGRYRFHDLVRLYARACAERDEQPPGVGAPPTSSGQWGRDAAMSRLLDFYLATAAEVYAIERPGDRLVDHLEPTEYPGLRFTEGSAALDWLYTEAACLLACARQGAGSDRLRRAVDLLWAANDLTESGANSHQYETTARAMCDATRAAGDTRAEGRARTTLTNVLLVNGRIQQAEKEAQTALDLASAAQDDTAVSWAANDLGLICLHQGRYPDGKVFFERALKGLRAAGNRPFEATCLGNLSRAHLGMDDVEKAVEIARRGLALHIDIGRTLRLGNSHYAMGITLNRAGRHAEALVQFSEALGILSEHRQRLWEGTTNFRIAEVHLAARRPAQAARHAEQALALGCIGGDRMRGNVLTLLGRTLSALGQVDRARACWQEALSLYECCGAPETAEVRALLTPATAA; this comes from the coding sequence ATGGGTGGTGAACCGGGAGTGCCGGAGATCGGAGTGCCGCGCGTACCGGAGCAGAGGGGTGCCGTGGACGCCCGGATTCCGGAACCGGACCCCCAGGCCGCGGCCGAATTGCGCTTCGCCGTGCTCGGTCCCGTGCGGGCCTGGCGCGGAGCCGAGCCTCTCGCCACCGGTTCGCCCCAGCAACGCGCCCTGCTCGCCGCACTGTTGTTGCGTGAGGGCCGCACGGCCACCGCGAGCGAGCTGATCGACGCGCTGTGGGGCGACGATCCGCCGTCGCAGGCACTGGCTGCCGTCCGGACGTACGCCTCGCGGCTGCGCAAGGTGCTCCCCGGTGTGCTGGTCAGCGAGTCCGGCGGCTACGCGGTCCGCGCGCTGTCCGGCGGCGCGCTGGACCTCGCCGTGGCCCAGGAACTGGCCACCGACGCCGAGAAGGCCAAGAACTCCGGGGATCTGTGCCATGCCCGCCGCCTGCTGAACAAGGCGCTGGGGCTGTGGGACGGCGAGGTCCTGGCGAATGTTCCGGGGCCGTACGCGGAAACCCAGCGGGCCCGGCTCGACGAATGGCGTCTCCAACTGGTCGAGACGCGCCTCGACATGGACCTGGAGCAGGGCTGCCACGCGGAGGCGGTGTCCGAGCTGACCGCACTCACCGCCGCGCACCCTCTGCGGGAGCGTCTGCGTGAACTGCAGATGCTGGCGCTGTACCGGAGCGGGCGGCAGGCGGAGGCCCTCGCGGTGTACGCCGACACGCGCCGCCTGCTCGCCGACGAACTCGGCGTGGACCCGCGCCCGGGTCTGCGGGATCTGCAGCAGCGCATCCTGCAAGCGGACCCCGGCCTCGCGGAGCCCTCGGCCCCGATCGCTCCCGAGCCGGCCGCCGCGCCCGTCCGCCCCGCCCAACTCCCGGCATCCGTGCCGGACTTCACCGGGCGGTCGTCCTTCGTGGCCGAGCTGAGCGAGGTGCTCTCGGCGGCCTCCGCCGCGGAGGGCCGTGTGATGGCCGTGTCCGCGCTGGCCGGCATAGGCGGCGTGGGCAAGACGACCCTCGCGGTGCACGTGGCCCACGAGGCTCGCGGCGCGTTCCCGGACGGGCAGCTGTACGTGGACCTGCAGGGCGCCGGCGCGCGCCCGGCGGAACCTGAGACGGTGCTGGGCTCTTTCCTGCGCGCCCTCGGTACGGCCGACTCGGCGATCCCCGACTCCCTGGAGGAGCGGGCCGCGCTGTACCGCTCGGTCCTGGACGGCCGCCGGGTGCTGGTGCTGCTGGACAACGCGCGGGACGCGGCCCAGGTGCGGCCGCTGCTGCCGGGCACGGCGGGCTGCGCGGCGCTCGTGACGGCCCGGGTGCGGATGGTGGACCTGGCCGGGGCGCATCTCGTCGACCTGGACGTGATGTCCCCCGACGAGGCCCTCCAGCTCTTCACGAAGATCGTCGGTGAGGAGCGGGTCGCCTCGGAGCGCAAGGCCGCGCTCGACGTGGTCGCGGCCTGCGGTTTCCTTCCGCTGGCCATTCGGATCGCCGCGTCGCGGCTGGCGGCGCGCAGGACGTGGACCGTGTCGGTGCTGGCGGCGAAGCTGGCCGACGAGCGCCGCCGACTCGACGAACTCCAGGCCGGCGACCTGGCCGTCAAGGCCACCTTCGAGCTGGGTTACGGTCAGTTGGAGCCCGCCCAGGCGCGCGCGTTCCGCCTCCTGGGCCTGGCCGACGGTCCCGACATCTCCCTGGCCGCCGCGGCAGCCGTACTGGACCTGTCGCCGGACGACACCGAGGATCTGCTGGAGATCCTCGTCGACACCTCCCTCCTGGAGTCGGCAGCGCCGGGCCGCTACCGCTTCCACGACCTGGTCCGCCTCTACGCGCGTGCATGCGCCGAACGGGACGAACAGCCGCCGGGCGTGGGGGCACCTCCCACGTCTTCCGGGCAGTGGGGGAGGGACGCGGCGATGTCGCGGTTGCTGGACTTCTACCTGGCCACGGCGGCCGAGGTCTACGCCATCGAACGCCCCGGTGACCGTCTGGTGGACCACCTGGAGCCCACCGAGTACCCCGGGCTGCGCTTCACCGAGGGCTCCGCGGCCCTGGACTGGCTCTACACGGAGGCGGCCTGCCTCCTTGCGTGTGCGCGGCAAGGGGCGGGGTCGGACCGGTTGCGGCGGGCGGTGGACCTGCTGTGGGCGGCCAACGACCTGACGGAGTCGGGGGCCAACTCCCACCAGTACGAGACGACCGCGCGGGCGATGTGCGATGCCACGCGGGCCGCGGGGGATACGCGCGCGGAGGGCAGGGCGCGGACGACGCTCACCAACGTCCTGCTGGTCAACGGGCGTATCCAACAGGCTGAGAAAGAAGCACAGACCGCCCTGGATCTCGCGTCCGCCGCGCAGGACGACACCGCCGTCAGCTGGGCAGCCAACGATCTGGGGCTCATCTGCCTGCACCAGGGCCGGTACCCGGACGGCAAGGTTTTCTTCGAGCGGGCCCTCAAGGGTCTACGGGCAGCCGGCAACCGACCCTTCGAGGCGACCTGCCTCGGCAATCTCTCCCGAGCGCACCTGGGCATGGACGACGTCGAAAAGGCGGTCGAGATCGCACGGCGCGGCCTCGCGCTGCACATCGACATCGGCCGGACGCTGCGGCTCGGCAACAGCCACTACGCCATGGGCATCACCCTGAACAGGGCCGGTCGGCACGCGGAGGCCCTCGTCCAGTTCTCCGAGGCGCTGGGCATCCTCAGCGAACACCGGCAACGGCTCTGGGAGGGCACGACCAACTTCCGCATCGCCGAGGTGCATCTGGCGGCCCGTCGCCCCGCCCAGGCGGCCCGGCACGCCGAACAGGCCCTCGCGCTCGGCTGCATCGGCGGTGACCGCATGCGGGGCAACGTCCTGACGCTTCTCGGACGGACGCTCTCCGCGCTGGGCCAGGTGGACCGGGCAAGGGCCTGTTGGCAGGAGGCGCTGAGCCTCTACGAATGCTGCGGCGCTCCGGAGACCGCCGAGGTACGCGCCCTGCTCACGCCGGCCACGGCGGCGTGA
- a CDS encoding fatty acid--CoA ligase family protein: MRGDLDGRGGDSDGRGDVEWGTVPGLVRSAVERFGGVEAVVDGRTRVSYAELGARVERAAAACVANGVGVGDRVALWAPNSLDWIVSALGAVSAGAVLVPLNTRFKGGETADVLARSRAKLLFITGTFLGTSYVASLRRAAGADGGRLRAPGAGSVCERPGPLPGLPHLEQVVVLSDDAPADFRTWKDFLASGDGVGVGEVRERSARLTGDSPSDIIFTSGTTGRPKGAVITHAQTLRAYEVWSELAGLRQGDRYLIVNPFFHTFGYKAGIIACLMRGATMIPQPVFNVETAMANVAAERVSVLPGPPTLHQSLLDHPARGDYDLSALRLVVTGAAVVPLQLVERLRAELRVDTVLTAYGLSEASGIVTMCRRGDEPSVIASTSGRAVPGTQVRVVDPLGKALSAGSPGEVLVRGFNVMRGYFEDPAETARAVTADGWLRTGDVGVLDDAGNLRITDRIKDMFIVGGFNAYPAEIEQLLGLHPDVADVAVVGVPDTRLGEVGKAYVVRRPGSLVTADDLIAWSRREMANYKVPRAVDFVRELPRNASGKVVKGELRGR, translated from the coding sequence GTGCGCGGTGACTTGGATGGGCGCGGTGGTGACTCGGACGGGCGCGGTGACGTGGAGTGGGGGACCGTCCCGGGGCTGGTCCGCTCGGCCGTCGAGCGGTTCGGCGGGGTCGAGGCCGTCGTCGACGGGCGTACGCGGGTGTCGTACGCGGAGCTGGGCGCGCGGGTGGAACGCGCGGCGGCCGCGTGCGTCGCGAACGGGGTCGGGGTCGGCGACCGGGTCGCCCTCTGGGCGCCGAACTCCCTCGACTGGATCGTCTCCGCGCTCGGCGCCGTCTCGGCGGGCGCGGTGCTCGTCCCGCTGAACACCCGCTTCAAGGGCGGCGAAACGGCGGACGTCCTGGCGCGCAGCCGGGCGAAGCTGCTGTTCATCACCGGGACGTTCCTGGGGACGTCGTACGTGGCCTCGCTGCGGCGGGCCGCGGGCGCGGACGGCGGCCGGCTGCGGGCGCCGGGGGCCGGGAGCGTGTGCGAGCGGCCGGGCCCGCTGCCCGGACTCCCGCACCTGGAGCAGGTGGTGGTGCTGTCGGACGACGCCCCCGCCGACTTCCGCACCTGGAAGGACTTCCTCGCGAGCGGCGACGGGGTCGGGGTGGGGGAGGTGCGGGAGAGGTCGGCCCGGCTCACGGGGGACTCCCCCTCCGACATCATCTTCACCTCCGGTACCACCGGCCGCCCCAAGGGCGCGGTGATCACGCACGCGCAGACCCTGCGGGCGTACGAGGTGTGGAGCGAGCTGGCCGGGCTCCGGCAGGGCGACCGCTACCTCATCGTGAACCCCTTCTTCCACACCTTCGGCTACAAGGCGGGAATCATCGCGTGCCTCATGCGGGGCGCGACGATGATCCCGCAGCCGGTGTTCAACGTGGAGACGGCGATGGCCAACGTGGCGGCGGAGCGCGTCTCCGTCCTCCCCGGCCCGCCCACCCTCCACCAGTCCCTCCTGGACCACCCCGCCCGCGGCGACTACGACCTGAGCGCCCTGCGCCTGGTGGTGACGGGCGCGGCGGTGGTGCCGCTCCAACTGGTCGAGCGGCTGCGGGCGGAGCTGCGCGTGGACACCGTCCTGACGGCGTACGGCCTGTCCGAGGCCTCCGGCATCGTCACGATGTGCCGGCGCGGCGACGAGCCGTCGGTGATCGCGTCGACGTCCGGGCGGGCGGTCCCGGGGACGCAGGTGCGGGTCGTCGACCCGCTGGGGAAGGCCCTGTCGGCCGGTTCCCCCGGGGAGGTGCTGGTCCGCGGCTTCAACGTCATGCGGGGCTACTTCGAGGACCCCGCCGAGACCGCCCGTGCCGTCACGGCCGACGGCTGGCTCCGCACCGGTGACGTCGGCGTCCTCGACGACGCCGGCAACCTCCGTATCACCGACCGGATCAAGGACATGTTCATCGTCGGAGGCTTCAACGCGTACCCGGCCGAGATCGAGCAACTCCTCGGCCTCCACCCGGACGTGGCCGACGTGGCGGTCGTCGGCGTCCCGGACACCCGGCTGGGCGAGGTCGGCAAGGCGTACGTCGTCCGCCGCCCGGGGTCCCTGGTCACCGCCGACGACCTCATCGCCTGGTCCCGGCGCGAGATGGCCAACTACAAGGTGCCGAGGGCGGTGGACTTCGTGCGGGAGCTGCCGAGGAACGCGAGCGGGAAGGTGGTGAAGGGGGAGTTGCGGGGGAGATGA
- a CDS encoding lipid-transfer protein codes for MAPLAVLKDATAIVGIGQTPFAKQLAETERALACRAILAALDDAGIAPDEVDALASYTMEETDEVEVAKALGLGDLTFFSKVGYGGGGSCATVAHLAAAIATGQATVGVAWRSRKRGSGPRPWKNTAVQLPTPAQWTRPYGLLRPADEIAMLARRHMHEYGTTRDHLFNVALACRNRANQNPAAIMYERPLTREMYMNSRWISEPLCLFDNCLETDGALACVLVSAERARDCRRTPVYVHSAAQGLPAQHHGMVNYWNDDPLTGPAWTAARHLWKHADVTPDDIDVAQIYDAFTALIPLSLEGYGFCARGEGGAFTEGGALESGGRLPVNTSGGGLSEAYVHGFNLITEGVRQLRGTSTAQVPGAATCLVTAGEGVPTSALLLRN; via the coding sequence ATGGCTCCCCTGGCCGTGCTCAAGGACGCGACAGCGATCGTCGGTATCGGCCAGACCCCCTTCGCCAAACAACTGGCCGAGACCGAAAGGGCGTTGGCGTGCCGGGCGATCCTCGCCGCCCTCGACGACGCGGGAATCGCCCCGGACGAGGTCGACGCGCTCGCCTCCTACACGATGGAGGAGACGGACGAGGTCGAGGTCGCCAAGGCGCTCGGCCTCGGGGACCTCACCTTCTTCAGCAAGGTCGGCTACGGCGGCGGCGGTTCGTGCGCCACGGTCGCGCATCTGGCCGCCGCGATCGCGACCGGGCAGGCCACCGTCGGCGTCGCCTGGCGGTCCCGGAAACGCGGATCGGGCCCCCGCCCGTGGAAGAACACGGCAGTCCAACTCCCCACCCCGGCCCAGTGGACCCGCCCCTACGGCCTGCTGCGCCCCGCCGACGAGATAGCCATGCTCGCCCGCCGCCACATGCACGAGTACGGCACGACCCGCGACCACCTCTTCAACGTCGCCCTGGCCTGCCGGAACAGAGCGAACCAGAACCCCGCCGCGATCATGTACGAGCGCCCGCTGACCCGCGAGATGTACATGAACTCCCGCTGGATCAGCGAACCCCTCTGCCTCTTCGACAACTGCCTGGAGACGGACGGGGCGTTGGCATGCGTCCTCGTCTCCGCCGAGCGCGCCCGCGACTGCCGCCGGACCCCCGTCTACGTCCACTCCGCCGCCCAGGGCCTGCCCGCCCAGCACCACGGCATGGTCAACTACTGGAACGACGACCCGCTGACCGGCCCCGCCTGGACCGCCGCCCGGCACCTCTGGAAGCACGCGGACGTCACCCCGGACGACATCGACGTCGCCCAGATCTACGACGCGTTCACCGCCCTGATCCCGTTGTCGTTGGAGGGGTACGGGTTCTGTGCGCGTGGCGAGGGCGGCGCGTTCACCGAGGGCGGCGCCCTGGAGAGCGGCGGCCGGCTGCCCGTCAACACCTCCGGGGGCGGCCTCAGCGAGGCGTACGTACACGGCTTCAACCTGATCACCGAGGGCGTACGGCAACTGCGCGGCACGAGCACCGCCCAGGTACCGGGGGCGGCGACCTGCCTGGTCACGGCGGGCGAAGGGGTACCGACGTCGGCCCTGCTGCTTCGGAACTGA
- a CDS encoding Zn-ribbon domain-containing OB-fold protein has protein sequence MLTPVVDDDGAPFWEYAAQGELRIQACADCGELRFPPRPCCPHCRSFATQWRQVSGRGRIWSYVLPHPPLLPDYAEQAPYNVILVELTDAPRIRLVGNLVSGPGARLDSVPVARLRIGARVQVVFTATGLPQWVLERP, from the coding sequence ATGCTGACCCCTGTCGTGGACGACGACGGAGCCCCCTTCTGGGAGTACGCCGCCCAAGGAGAACTGCGCATCCAGGCCTGCGCCGACTGCGGCGAACTCCGCTTCCCGCCCCGCCCCTGCTGCCCGCACTGCCGCTCCTTCGCGACGCAATGGCGCCAGGTCAGCGGCCGGGGCCGGATCTGGTCGTACGTCCTCCCCCACCCGCCCCTGCTCCCCGACTACGCCGAGCAGGCCCCGTACAACGTCATCCTCGTCGAACTGACCGACGCCCCCCGCATCCGCCTCGTCGGCAACCTGGTGAGCGGGCCGGGTGCCCGCCTCGACTCCGTCCCCGTCGCACGCCTCCGCATCGGCGCGCGGGTCCAGGTGGTCTTCACCGCCACCGGCCTCCCCCAATGGGTACTGGAGCGACCGTGA
- a CDS encoding enoyl-CoA hydratase/isomerase family protein, which translates to MTLRTTTDKDTGVALLTLDRPEKLNAIDLPTAEQLTLLWRELRYDDTVRAIVLTGAGDRAFCTGLDRDAARAVPQPNSPYTIEDPLLRVGPKSNDLWKPLIAAVNGMACGGAFYLLGESDFLVADSSATFFDPHTTYGMVSAFESILMAQRMPYGEAARMALMGTAERMSAHRAYEVGLVSEVTDPGEAVAAAVRCAEVIAGYPPEAVQGTVRSCWAAREAARAHALAYAPHLVSLGNLPGERQAELFTGRRPGGYRVR; encoded by the coding sequence GTGACCCTGCGCACGACGACGGACAAGGACACGGGCGTGGCACTCCTCACCCTGGACCGCCCGGAGAAGCTGAACGCGATCGATCTGCCGACGGCGGAGCAACTGACTCTGCTTTGGAGGGAGTTGCGATACGACGACACCGTACGGGCCATCGTCCTGACCGGCGCCGGCGACCGCGCCTTCTGCACGGGCCTCGACCGTGACGCGGCGAGGGCCGTCCCCCAACCGAACTCACCGTACACGATCGAGGACCCCCTCCTCAGGGTCGGCCCGAAGTCCAACGACCTCTGGAAACCGTTGATCGCGGCGGTGAACGGCATGGCGTGCGGCGGCGCCTTCTACCTCCTCGGCGAGTCCGACTTCCTCGTCGCCGACTCTTCCGCGACCTTCTTCGACCCCCACACCACCTACGGCATGGTCAGCGCCTTCGAGTCGATCCTCATGGCCCAGCGGATGCCGTACGGGGAGGCCGCGCGGATGGCGCTGATGGGCACCGCCGAGCGGATGTCGGCCCACCGGGCGTACGAGGTGGGGCTCGTGTCGGAGGTGACGGACCCCGGCGAGGCCGTCGCCGCCGCCGTGCGGTGCGCCGAGGTGATCGCCGGGTATCCGCCGGAGGCCGTCCAGGGCACGGTCCGGTCCTGCTGGGCCGCCCGGGAGGCGGCACGGGCGCACGCCCTCGCGTACGCCCCGCACCTCGTCTCGTTGGGCAACCTGCCGGGCGAACGGCAGGCGGAGCTGTTCACAGGGCGGCGACCTGGCGGGTACCGGGTGCGGTGA